The DNA region gagtattaattaatgtatttttattgaattttcgaatttttaattaattcaggattttatgagtctttagtgtgatttgctagatttttgtagtttttatctatctttatttatcacatttttaaattttagatttgattaagatttaggttgtttatttcttgattttatcttaatttaacttattatttatttaatgttaaattcaggaaatattttatttcattttagagtataaattaattaggatttaggttgtttatttttatcttaaattaattaatactctaaaaaaaatctcacATGTCATTCTCatgttaattctcataaataaaaaattcaaatgtcattccatttgatagattcttttttgttgtgttattttatcttaaaaccgaattttaaaagatttgccataattatctaagatttacctagattactctttactaaatttatttccaaaacaaatcttgaaaccgtttttattatctctttaaattagaaAAAGTCTCAAGCCTAATTAATACGCTTAGAAAATAACACCGAGGAACTACGTTTTGCGAACGGTGGAGGAGTGCAATTGAGAAGGAAGTGGTTGGTGGCGGTGAGGGAACATACCTGGTGGCTGAGATTCGGCAGAGAGAAGAATGGATTTATTTGGTGTTTTTGGGATTATTTggattgattttagtggatttgGTGCTTTTTTAACATAAACgttatgttatttaattttttatttaaaataaaaataaaaatattttactaGAGGTCAAAAGGGGAGTTGTACAGTTACACAAGTATATCTCCATTGGTaggtttaaattttaattatctaCTTTAAAAATACGTACAATTTAACATGTAAAGAAAGATTAAATTACACAAAATAATCTACTCTTGGTTAATTACGTAAGAGTGTAGAATAAACCTCCAATCAAAAGGCAACCTAATGAAAAGCAGGAAAAGTTTAAACTATCTACTTTAACTTTAAAAAGACCAGTATCAAAATATATCTAGCGTGTGATAGAAGTCTCAACATTACATTTAAGAACTAAGATCACTCGTGTGATGCTTTTAACATTAATCTATAACTCCCCTTCCCATATTAGACCTAAAAAAGGGCCTAAAATCAATATCGCCCCCCCAGGTATTGCGAGCAAAATCATGAACATAAATGAAGAGATCGGGGAAGCACTTCGTGAAGTACGCATCCATCTTAGTATGAAACGATGCATCTGCACCATAATTGTCAAATATCTTCAACAACTCATCATTAGTATGTTGAGTTATGTTTCGGATATATCTGATTAGATCTTTAAGAGCATTAAACCTATAGACTACTCCCAGAGGTCCTTTCTTGTGAAGTCTTTTACATTCCCACTCCACGTCATTGGACTCTTTAAGGCTATTCCAATGATCAGTATCGAATTTGACGGCCCAGCCACGGTGGTCAATTCCACACAATCCTCTCAAGTTCTCTAGATTTCTGTCGTATTCTTCAGTTGAGCTCAGTTTTTTTGAAACTAGTGTGTAAAAGTTTATTCTCATGTCTTACATCCGGCCTACACAACAAACACACAAATAAGCGTACAGTgacaaataacaaataataattTCAACATCAATCAATGAAAAAACAATGAGAATGAATACCTTTCTTCCGGATCACACTGTAATAGTTTATTGACTAAGTGTTGAGCTTCACTGGAGTGGGAGATTCTTATTTTAGCTTTGTTACTAAGAACCGTCTGCCTTGTCATTTGGTTATACGTCTGCCTTGTCATTTGGTTAATTATCCTTTGACATTTGTCAGGTGACTCGATCTCCCCGAAGGGATGATATCCTTTTTTTGATGCACAAAAATAGATGAGAAGCCCTAACCCAAACATATCATGTTTGGTAGTTTTTCCTTGTTGCCTTTGGATTTCGGGCCCTTTCCATCCTTTAGCGTCACTCTGACCTTGGAATAgaaatataaatacaaaatagGAAAAAGATTTGTTTTAATACTCCTCATACTCATAAATATAAATGATCTTAAAAAAACTgaattcaaaaaaagaaaagaaatttacTCATTAAAAGTTTGGCTCGCAGatcatgaaaaattaaaatatgattTGGATCCAAATTTGGACGAAACTCTGATTTCTGCAAGTAAACCACCGCATCAACTATATCCCTGTTTTTTAAAACAAGAAattgaataaataaaataaacaattctATATTCTGATTAAATGATAggttaatttattaatttattacctTATTATATTGAGTAATTTGGGAGTGGGGTAACCATAATATTTTTTCTCCCCTACTACATGCCAAGTGTCTTCCCACACATCATGTTTTTGGAAGTCTTTAATGAACTCTAGTTTCCTCTCAAAATGTACATTTTCTAGATGATCCGGTCGTAGCGGGGTATCAAAGGAAAATAGTTCCATAAGACTACAAGTCGACTTTTCTAAGATAAGCTCCAATTTCCCATCATTTTCTACATAATCATGTAGACGCACTATAGTCTGACAATGATCGTTGGCTTTGTAACAATTTATCTCTTCAATAGCTTTGCGCTTATCTTGTGGGCACTTAATTGCCACTTCTCTGCCTTTCCAATTTCCATTGTAAATGTTGACTTGATGAGAGGCAATCAAGGGACCTCTAGTAGGGTTGTTGTCCATTTCCATGTCCATGTCCATCTCCTCAAGCGCTATGAatgaaaaggaagaaagaaacaTGTGAATGAGAAAGATGTAGCAAAATAGGGTGCAATGGTGTCATGCATGGTATGCATAATGCATCATTATGTGTCAAAAAACTTGAGTTCGCGTTCCTTTTGAGTTATGGGATTTACTTAAGAATGACATAAAAACTTGAGCAAGTGTAACTTGAGCAAGTGTTTATTTTGAGTTATGAGATtcactatttttattattagaaATAAATTGGTTTACTTAAGAAAAAGAGTGCAAGCATGGTATGCATAATGATAAGTCAAAAACTTGAGCACGTGTTCGTTTTCATTGTTTTTATTATAAGAAAAAGGATGGTGCACCGACGgggtaaagtttttttacaccaccaaccaatcagatttcaaggatgtgccacgttaattaataaaattaaataaaagagagattttcACACAtacttgaaatctgattggttgatggtgtaaaaaaactttacaccgtcggtgcatagaaattatcATTTAttattagaaataaataaataagtttacttaaagaaaaaaaaagttattgaaTTAAGCGTAAGAAAACATGTAAGTATGTTGGAAATGTTTAATTACGAAggataatattaattttaaatcaaGCAAGTAGATGATGAAGGACATTTTGACCTCTAAACTTTGGTCCCCAGATTACCCCCGTCACGTAGACAGACGGGGTCCTGGCCACAGGATTAATCAGACGTAGGTATTCCCTATCCACTGATTAATCAAGGGGTCAGTAATAATCTGGGTGATGACTCGATGATTGACGGTAGACACTAGGCCTCTCACGACAAACCACCGAGACATCTCCTATGCCTAGGCTAACACGGGCTCGGGTCTAGAGCCCAAATAATATGTATCAAAATGAGCTAAATAGAATGtatctgaaaaaaaaatacgGCAATGAGCAACAAAATTACTATCATggaatattcaatatcaaaacTCATAAATTCATTATCTAAATCATAGTGTCGCAAAATGCATCTATACTTATATTAAAACACTAACTTTTCAAGGACCCGCTTTCCAAGGAATATATTACAATATTTTATTCCCCCCACAATGCACCACAAAGTGACACGTGTCCccctttattattttaatattttttattcaaaccttcacttcatttctctctcccactatccattctttattattttattcagttttattCATTCATCCatttctctctcccactatctccaatattttattctcttcatccttcctatcctctctctcccactatctcATTAatgctttttctctttctcctcccccaacctcatcaaatttttCCCTGACTGTTTGTATCccttttttttcaatttggtCTTCCCTCATTGTCCAATAAACAATGTTCATTCCCACTAGCAACCCAATCCGTCTTCTGTCTTCCTCtatgaatttaaattttgaGCATTTATTAATTCTGTTACTAATTAACCTTCCACCTTTCAATACTCTTAATTCAAATTCTGCTCTCTTTTCTAGGGGAGCCTCCTAATAACACAAATTTTCATTCCCAATTATGGTGCCTCCAGACCTTTCATTGAAATCATGTTATCTCCCTCATCATCCTCTCCCCTTCCATCCTCATCACAGATTTACCTCCCATAACCTATCTTTCACTCACTTGGCTTCTCCACCACTTCGAGTCCCTCCACTGCCGCCGTCATCATCCGTCTGCTTCCCCTCCCCCTCTCTGTCGCGTTTGCAGTCCCCCACTCCTGGTGAAACTTCCTCTCTCAATCCCTAAATTGCATTCACGTTCCTACCTCTCTCTGAAGCTTCCCCGTGCCTCTTTGCCCAAGGAATCAATTCAACCTTTAAAAACTGGTGCAGCAACGATCCCTCTCCCCGTATGTGCTatcctctctcttctctttctgcTTCACTTTTTCTTCTACCTATTCAATTGTTTTGTGAATCCCTTTTCCTTTGGATTTTTTATCgacattttttttcaaattgttGCAAAtccctctttgctctttttccAAGGAAAGAAAGAAGTGATTAGAAATCAACATGAATATGAAGCTTCTGTGAGCAAGGTGAATTCTGTGATTCTAAAGACTACTTTAATCATAATTTTCCTTCATCGCCAATTTGTTTGTCTTTCCCAATTTTGCTTCAAATCACAGATGATATTGTTTTTGCAGCAGtacttttatttcatttttgtttttgttttctctcaGGGAATTTGCTTTAGCATAGCTGAGAGAAGTTGTGGAACATATTTGTTTCCTCAAATCCTGTGTTAGAAGCatcttgatttttttattttgttttttctataATTTATTGGCTGGTCCTGTTGAAACATGTGTTAACAAGGTCTTCTTTGGTGTTGACAGGTCATGGAGTGCAGCTACTGCTCAGTTTTTTTAAGTTGGATTCATTGATTGCAATATTATATGTCTCCTTTGagattcttgattttttttagttgCAGTGTACATTTGTCCCTTTGCTTTTTGGTCTGGGAGTAACAACTTCTGTACTTTTTTTTAGTTTGTGATATTTAAGAAAGTTTTATGACTGGTTATTCTTTTCCCTTCAATGCTCCCTATTTTTTTCCCACATTCTTTATGACTGATTATTGTTTTGACTGATTAGTTTCAAATTAGTTGTAAGTTCATATTGTTTCTTTTAAGTATTATCTCTTATGGTAACTCATTTCCTTCATGAATTGTCAGGTTGAGCTTTTCTCAAGTCTTttccatgaattttttttggatttgtttATCTCATTAGGTTAATTTTCGTTGGTGGTCTACCAAATCATTTTTTGGCTTTTTGTTTTGTGGTCAAAGTAGATGAGTAATTTAATTTCCAACCTCCATGTTGGAGAGGTTAAAATTCAATTGGTTGGTTTATGTTTCATATCGGTTTAAAGGGATGATAACGCTCTTGATTATACCCTCCAGGTATAATGGGGAAAATGCTCACTGCTCTGAACATTTTTAGCTTAATTGCTGCAAAAGGGTTACCCTGTTCAGTTTTCAAGGTTGTTAGATATGAGAAAGATAAAGAAAACACTTAGTGGACTGATTAGTAGTCTCAGTTATGCAAATAAGCTGCAATAAATTCCTGTTAGTTGACTCTTGATTATTTTCTTGAAATGATTAGTATGTAAACAATGTGTAGAAAAttaatttgttttcttctaATCCTCTTTGATTTGAATGGTTTGCAGGTTTATAATGTAATCCATATTGCAGAAGAAAAATTGATTGGCATTGCTCAATGGGTCTTTTAGCAGCAAAATAGTTGAACGAGAGGAGAGTTTGAACATTGTCGgatacctcaaattttgaacACTGTCACATTGTCATTTGTTTCAATTGGCAATGCTTAAGTAGATCCTCCAATGGGATTTTGAGGGGTTTATTGTTATTTCTTCAAATTTTGAACACTGTCACACTGTCACATTGTCATTTGTTTCCTATTTGCTACTGAATGTGACATTTTTTTGGTGTTGATGCAGGACTTTTGATAACAAGattgtttttaatttatggGTTCTGTTATTGGCCTTAATCCAGAAGGTCTTCTTATTGGTGAGTCAGTTTGTCTTCTTCATGCTTCAcattaagatttaaataaatcataaCTCTTAACATTTAAATTCACCTTCTCTCAATTTTTCTTACATATTTTGAAAGTAAAGGGTTCTCTGATTCTCTCACACTATGAAGAACCAAGGAAAAAGCAATGTTCGAGAATATGAAAGTTAAATTAAGAgttatgtaattttttattttatttgtaattaatagCTCTTTAATTGGTTCCTTGATTTGACATTTTTATGCTAAATTTGCACCTAATCAATTAATTTCAAATTGTTGCAAATCCCCCTTTGCTCTTTGGTTTGGAAATTGGAACAGGAAACTATATTCATGGGGGAAGATTAAAAACCGTCATCCAATAAGATTGGCTATTTGAGAAGACTTTCATTGTTAAGCTACACAGTGATGACTCATCATCCAAACCTGCATGCTTGGACAGGTAAAAATTCAATTGGTTGATTTATGTTTCATATTGGTTTAATGGGATAATAACGCTCTTGACTATACCTTCCAGGTATTATGGGGAAAATGCTCACTGCTCTGAACCCTGTTCTGCTTAGAGAAATTCTCTAAATGGTAATCTACAATGTAATCTTCCCTGATTTCTTCCataaaatttgaagttttgttcTATTTTTTCTGATTGTGAATTGTTTTGGGTCTTTGAAGGTGTCTCATTCAAGAAGCTCAAAGCTtaagattattttttaaaaatcattgaAAACAGTTGAAATTGTGTGTTTCATTATAATGTGAAAGTTGCTGGGTTAAAATGGTTGAAATGATGtgtttggcgacataaatcttTTGTATTTAGTACTTTTTTTATTGGTTGGGAGTTTGTCCTTAAATCATGTAATCTCAAGTACTATCATATATagttttaatttgttattttaaGTACTAAATAAAGAATATGGATCTCTGCTTTCTACTCATTATTTGTTCTTATTCGTTCTTCCTATGAATTAGTTATTGTACAGGTTGTTGGAAACCTTTTAGTGGAGGCATTGGAAACCTTTCTAACTATATTTGGGCTGAATCGTGTATTCAGATTTTTGCCTCAATTGCTTAATTTTCCGTATTTGGTTCTTGAATGATGGTTCGGTGTGGaggaccaacaagtttttgtgATTTGTTATTCCGGAGCAATGCTTGCAATACACctaaaatttgtgtttttgaaGTGGCTCTAAATAGTGCTTTACTTGAAATTTGTTAGCGCATTTTGCAACTTTTCCTCCCCAACTAACACTCTGAGTATTTTCTTCTTCAGGAAATAGGGAGTCTTGCTATTCAACTCAGCCTATTGATGGAATTGGTACATTAAATGTTTCTGTAATTGAAACCTTTATGAAGGAGGTGAAATTGGGACAATATTGGCTTTCATATTCTGTAGTTCCTATAAGGGAACCACAAAGCAGGGGTATTAtttcttgccttcttcaaaATCTTTGTGATTCTTCTTCCCTTCATCAACTAATTGAATTCCATGATTGTTTTTTCCAGTCTTTGTGAGTATAACTTCACCCATTGGTGTTTTCTCTCATTAGATCTTCCTTGAATGATTTATGAAGCACTTTCTCCCTGTTTTTATTATGCCAATTTTAAGTGTTATTTATGTGTCAGGTAAAAATACTACTTCAATGAGTAGTCCAAACTTTTGATGATCATCAGATCTGAGACTGAGGATCGCTTTGGAGGATATAAGATGTGTGCTAATTGTTATCATGATACTGATCCTATTATTTCTATTACTTTGAAAACAATGTCTTTTGGTTTAAGTTAATGagtactttctctctctctctctctctctctctctctatctcagCGAAGCCAAAATGGCCAAAATGGAGAAGTCTCTTTTCTATGATACATAGCCAAAATGTAGCTCTTAGTTTCTTTCTATTCTGCCTTTGTTGGAAAGCAAATTTAAGAAGTAAATATCTAGATTGAAGTTATTGAAATGCAATAATTCTTCTTAAATGCCTTTGTCTAAATGTATAATATTTCATTCTCAGCCTTTCCTATGTTTAATTGTTCTCTGATTAACtcttctcattttctctcagcaggttttggaattctttgcTGCATCATTTTCTTTGTCGTGTGGCATTCTACTGAGTTGGTCCTGTTATTTGCTATCTGAATTGTTGATTTTCACAGTGGGGGGCTATGTTTTTAAATTACTATGTTTTTTAATTACTTCATATTAGTTTTCCTTTGTTTTAGTCTCTTTGGGGCTGTAGCGTATGACAAATTATTGGCTTGATTTCCTCATGTAATTATGGTTCTATATTTAGAACCATTTGTATCACAGATTTCCTACATAGATATCTACTAATTAATGAGATTGTGATGAAGAGAAGGTTGGAAAGATTGTTAACACTCCTACTAGGTGTGttattttaacaagaaaaaataaattttcattcAGTTTAAGTGTATTGTTCATAATTTTATGAGTAAATATATGTAAAAGTTGTGTGAAATTTTGCGGGTTATtcattgtgattttgttttatttatagccgttaaaatatatcaattttgttttgtttattgtaCTGGTAAAATGAGTAagtaaactctttttttttcctgcttcggaaaattatttttttaaataatttaagtgcacggttaataattttaaaataagtttAGGAGAAATTATATTTGTCTATATATTTTGGTTTCACTTTGTAAGACTTTAACCTAATAGATATGTAGTTATATCTTTCAGGTAAAAATTATTTATGCATCCCATGTGCAAAATTGTTTTGATCATtttacaaaattattttttcaaataatttaagtGCACTGTTAATACTATAAGTGTccgaatttatgttttttttgaatatttacattttttttaaagtgaatATTTACATCTTATTATGATAGCTTTTTCatttttagtatcttaaattgtttttaatcaaaatatttattgatgTAGTACACttcgccgtgcagcgcacgggtaaaaacactagtgTTTACTACAGAACTGGGGCTTTgtaaacctatcttgcatatgCATATTTACTACAGATTTAACCCAGCAAAATGCCATTCTACACGTATTTCAAGACACTTACATTTTCCTATTTGTATAGAGAGGAAGTAAAGCCAAACAGACCTATGTTAGCGAAGAGCTCAGCTATTTGGGTTATTAAACATGTGGCTAAATGAAAAGTGAGAATTGCTGTTTGTCATCATAATTGTAACATTAATTACTTGAAGGGCACAATATATTCACAAGAAGACCATTCGGTTTAGCATATCCTAAAGACCTTTATATTTGTAATAAATCAAGAATAAAAATGGGTACACAGGATACCAGGAAAACAACATATTTACGCTTTGAGTATGCTGCCAGATGACTTATGATAACATCTCCACTCAAAATAGTGGATCTCTGAAATTTCATTAGCTCAGTAAAATTCCATTTTCATAATTAATGAAGAATAAAtctatttattagtttttttagtACCCGAAAATGGACCTTTAATATCAGCATCACTAAGAGAAAGACGCACCTGTGCTTCTCAGAGATGCGGCGGCGTGACGGTGAGAGAGTGAAATAGGGTGAGATGTCGCGCCGGTCAACGTCGGCCGGAGATGGTACACTGTGGAGATGCAAAGATGTTATGCCAGTATTTGAAGATGAAAATAAAAGCATAAGAGGAAAGAATTaatagaagaagatgaaatatgGTTCTTTATGGCTTGGATGACCACGAGATAGAAGGAGCTCATACCTTCTTGTGTCTACTCCAGAAAGTTCAAGCTGCAAAAGAAAGAAGGGAGGCTGCTTGCTGGCTGCGCAGGTCTTCAATCTTGGGTGTTTTGTGTCTGCACCCTAGTATTAGTGTATTAGGGTTTAATTTGGGCTGGGCTTTTTTTTGTCTAGTCATTACTAAATGAACTAATATAGACTTTCTTGCAcgtaatatataataaaacttTCACTTCTTGTTTTTATTCGTAATAAATGAATCAAAGTTAACATCTAGTgaaataatgaataaaaaaagtatttttttttcaaatttataaatatcacatttgttataaatattgtttaatataccatgtaaacaatttaaaaaatattatttaatgatCACCGGTTGGACCCCGATTCAACCACGGTCCAACCAATAAACCTTAAACCGGTGCCTCAACCAGTTCAATGACCGGTCCGGTTCTGCAAACATTGATTATAAGTATTAAGAGTAGTTTCTTTGAATAATAAgtattagttaattaatttagCTCTACTCTAGAATGTTCTCTCTAGTATGCATGATTGGGCCAATCATTTG from Lotus japonicus ecotype B-129 chromosome 2, LjGifu_v1.2 includes:
- the LOC130738881 gene encoding serine/threonine-protein kinase/endoribonuclease IRE1-like; the protein is MDMDMEMDNNPTRGPLIASHQVNIYNGNWKGREVAIKCPQDKRKAIEEINCYKANDHCQTIVRLHDYVENDGKLELILEKSTCSLMELFSFDTPLRPDHLENVHFERKLEFIKDFQKHDVWEDTWHVVGEKKYYGYPTPKLLNIIRDIVDAVVYLQKSEFRPNLDPNHILIFHDLRAKLLMSQSDAKGWKGPEIQRQQGKTTKHDMFGLGLLIYFCASKKGYHPFGEIESPDKCQRIINQMTRQTYNQMTRQTVLSNKAKIRISHSSEAQHLVNKLLQCDPEERPDVRHENKLLHTSFKKTELN